Proteins found in one Mycoplasmopsis bovigenitalium genomic segment:
- the msrB gene encoding peptide-methionine (R)-S-oxide reductase MsrB — protein sequence MKNKRDLSHLTELQYKVTQEGYTERPFDNEYDEHFEKGVYVDIVDGTPLFLSTEKFDSGCGWPAFSKPIDDSLIIEKEDTSHNMLRTEVKSSNADSHLRHVFHDGPKSKGGLRYCINSASLKFIPYVELEQNGLGKFKKILDNN from the coding sequence ATGAAAAATAAAAGAGATTTAAGTCATTTAACTGAGTTGCAATACAAGGTCACTCAAGAAGGTTATACGGAAAGACCATTTGATAATGAATACGATGAACACTTTGAAAAAGGTGTTTATGTTGACATTGTTGATGGCACACCGCTATTTTTATCAACAGAAAAATTTGATTCAGGTTGCGGTTGACCAGCATTTAGTAAACCTATTGACGATAGTTTAATTATCGAAAAAGAAGACACATCGCACAATATGCTAAGAACAGAGGTTAAAAGTTCAAATGCAGATTCTCATTTAAGACATGTGTTTCACGATGGGCCTAAATCAAAAGGGGGATTGAGATACTGTATTAATTCAGCTTCTTTGAAATTTATACCTTATGTTGAACTTGAGCAAAATGGTTTAGGTAAATTCAAGAAAATATTAGACAATAATTAA
- a CDS encoding S8/S53 family peptidase, producing the protein MTLPIMVVSAHVRVDNDIVAKDGVSDNIISSPLDLPDKDYEYLQNMYDFYYRKLNIHGRDSDSKNEVYNRVGIVETKSLETNYLFLKDKTKININQVTEKTKYGNHGYAVTSIIGTDTGINKNAYLYYEDLSSTKENGNDILEKIKKLHENHGIKLINLSLGWGYNPLGILIPNELPSINKESNLEEIGRWDTYMFLTVGKLMSFYHYLNNKEYKKRCRWHIWKNIWWSWPICIEEWY; encoded by the coding sequence ATGACATTACCAATAATGGTGGTTTCTGCACACGTAAGAGTTGATAATGATATTGTTGCTAAGGATGGTGTATCTGACAATATAATTAGTTCGCCATTAGATTTGCCGGATAAAGATTATGAATATTTACAAAATATGTATGATTTTTATTATCGCAAATTAAACATTCATGGCAGAGATTCTGATTCAAAAAATGAAGTTTATAACCGGGTTGGGATAGTAGAAACAAAAAGTTTGGAAACAAATTACTTATTCTTAAAGGATAAGACAAAAATCAATATTAACCAGGTTACTGAAAAAACCAAATATGGTAACCATGGCTACGCGGTAACATCTATCATTGGAACTGATACGGGAATTAACAAAAATGCTTATTTGTATTATGAGGATTTAAGTTCAACCAAGGAAAATGGAAATGATATCTTAGAAAAGATTAAAAAGTTGCATGAAAATCACGGAATTAAGTTAATTAATTTAAGCTTAGGGTGAGGTTATAACCCATTAGGAATTCTAATACCTAATGAATTACCTTCTATAAACAAAGAGAGCAATTTAGAAGAAATAGGAAGGTGAGATACCTACATGTTTTTAACTGTTGGCAAGCTTATGTCTTTTTATCATTATTTAAATAACAAGGAATATAAAAAAAGATGTAGATGGCATATTTGAAAAAACATTTGATGAAGTTGGCCAATATGCATTGAAGAATGATATTAA
- a CDS encoding S8 family serine peptidase, which translates to MKNDIKIVKSGGNFNSANLFKLIKQFEEYWNNIEGSKWTYFKDNLSNFQKIINEDPIFKDDEYIFEFLNSYFNNKTSITVSSEDSFENMINKILADKNEFISVANQWTDMAANKNFINVAAIEVNRTPTYFSSFSDIKADHNPLVSNYGESLIKENKDFSYKNPFLTKEFKEKIDYLADFSGTSKAAPLVTGMLSLLQNKLKRNLSIAEAKTLLSAESVYSSVKIEKYHITLRI; encoded by the coding sequence TTGAAGAATGATATTAAGATAGTAAAGTCAGGTGGAAATTTTAATAGTGCTAATTTATTTAAATTAATTAAACAGTTTGAAGAATATTGGAATAATATTGAAGGATCGAAGTGAACTTATTTTAAAGATAATCTATCTAATTTTCAAAAAATTATTAACGAAGATCCAATATTCAAGGATGATGAATATATATTCGAATTTCTTAATTCATACTTTAACAACAAAACATCTATAACTGTATCATCAGAAGATTCATTTGAAAATATGATTAATAAAATTTTAGCCGATAAAAATGAATTTATTAGTGTTGCGAACCAATGAACCGATATGGCTGCGAATAAAAATTTCATAAATGTTGCCGCAATAGAAGTAAATAGAACACCAACTTATTTTTCATCATTTTCAGATATAAAAGCTGATCACAACCCATTAGTTTCAAACTATGGAGAAAGCCTTATAAAAGAAAATAAAGATTTCAGCTACAAAAATCCATTTCTCACAAAAGAATTTAAGGAAAAAATAGATTACTTGGCGGATTTTAGCGGAACAAGTAAAGCGGCGCCACTAGTAACAGGCATGCTTTCTTTACTGCAAAATAAATTAAAAAGAAATTTATCAATAGCCGAAGCCAAAACTCTGTTATCAGCAGAATCAGTGTACTCAAGCGTTAAAATAGAAAAATACCATATTACCCTAAGAATTTAA
- the fmt gene encoding methionyl-tRNA formyltransferase, which translates to MIKLLLAGTPEFSVPIFEELINNFDVVGIVSQPDRPSIRGRRIVFTPTKILAQKYNIKCFQPEKIADIYNELSKLEFDYLVTAAFGQYIPTKILNLAKKLNLNVHGSLLPKYRGAAPIQYSILNGDSFTGISLMEMVKEMDAGDVFATAKIEIDKNETSGSLFTKMSNIAKQNIVSWIKQLDNNELSRQVQDSSQATFSPKLDKNNGHITNDMTCEQALRIIKAYNPNPSAFAFINEKRVKINFATINQVKNAPKIRLIDGDLYLIDYQFDSKKRVILQ; encoded by the coding sequence ATGATTAAATTATTACTTGCCGGAACACCTGAATTTTCAGTACCTATTTTTGAGGAATTAATCAATAATTTTGACGTTGTAGGGATAGTTTCTCAACCTGATCGCCCATCAATTAGGGGTAGAAGAATTGTTTTCACGCCAACTAAAATTTTGGCGCAAAAATACAATATCAAGTGCTTTCAACCCGAAAAAATTGCCGACATATATAATGAACTTTCTAAACTAGAATTCGACTACTTAGTTACTGCTGCTTTTGGCCAATATATACCTACAAAAATATTGAATTTAGCCAAAAAGTTAAACCTAAATGTCCATGGTTCATTGCTTCCAAAATATAGAGGTGCCGCACCGATTCAATACTCAATTTTAAATGGTGATTCTTTTACGGGAATTAGCCTTATGGAAATGGTCAAAGAAATGGATGCTGGAGATGTTTTTGCTACTGCAAAAATTGAAATTGACAAAAACGAGACATCGGGCTCACTTTTTACAAAAATGAGTAATATTGCGAAACAAAACATTGTTTCTTGAATCAAACAATTAGATAATAATGAACTTTCAAGACAAGTTCAAGATTCTTCACAAGCAACATTTAGTCCTAAATTAGACAAAAATAATGGTCATATCACCAATGATATGACCTGTGAGCAAGCATTAAGAATAATTAAAGCTTATAACCCTAATCCATCAGCATTCGCATTTATAAATGAAAAACGAGTTAAAATTAACTTTGCAACAATAAACCAAGTTAAAAATGCGCCAAAAATTCGATTAATTGATGGTGATTTATATTTAATTGATTACCAATTTGATAGTAAAAAACGTGTAATTTTACAATAA